A segment of the Triticum urartu cultivar G1812 chromosome 1, Tu2.1, whole genome shotgun sequence genome:
ctgaaccattcgggggctaattatgaagatatgtacctagggtagggtcataggcctgacctagacacgtTCCCCTAGGACGTCACCTTAAAACCAGAAGCATTTGAAAAGGagtcatcatccactcgaccatgaggACTTCCACTCGGAAGATTTGAAgtcactcgaccaccagaaggtCTAAAGTCGCTCCAGACCACAACGGTCGGACATCACCTCATAGCTTTAATGGCCATTATGTCTCTTTatttactagcgttaccagtaacgcctcccttttaatgtaccttaaaccctttgtaacgtgggccggctggggtcctggcgcactctatataagccactcccctccacaggcacaagggttcgcatcttttgtaaactcacacacacatataatccagtcgaccgcctcagggcaccaagacgtagggctgttacttcttccgagaagggcctgaactcgtaaaactcgtgtgtacaactgctccatagctaagatcttgcctcctcatacctaccccccattctactgtcagtcttagatccatgACACTTCACCCAACGTGGTTGGCTAACCCTGTTGTGGTGCCCAAGGCCAAGGACAACAAGGGGATATGCATCAACTTCACTGATGTGAACAAGGCTTGGCTGCAACATAAGTCCTAAACCTTAAACCTAAACCATGAAAAATGATCTTGTTAAAACTTGGTAATACGTAATATTCTAACTATCAACTTTTAATATTTGACACTTGGTAAAACTGAAAAAGTTATGAAAAATATATTCTAAATCGACCTTGTTCGAAAATACTCATTGCAACGAACACGAATATGCAAACGAAACTTATTCAGACTTTCGGTTCAAAGGATAcaataaattcaaatttgaagataaaatgaaaaaaaacataTGAGGTGGGGTGGATGAGGCATGCATCTCTACCAAAACCTGGCATGCATGGACCCCTAATGCGGTACTAAGGATTAGTGGCATAAACTATTTCATCAATCTTAAAGCAAATAGGTGATCGTATGCATGCGTTCCCTGCACCTACCTGCCCGGGAAAATATCAGGTGCTACCAACACTTAGGTGATACCGTGATACGGGCTTCTGGGCCGTTGGATCTCAGATTCGACGGTTCTCGGGAGTCTATTGTACCTACGCGAGATTTTAAGACTTCTGGATGACTTTTTTGCAAAATGCTCAAGAACTCCCGGGAGCCGTCGGATCTGAGATCCGACAGCTCCCAGAAACCCGTATCATGGTATCACCTAACACATGGTATCACCTGATATCTTCCCTACCTGCCCCATGAATTTCGTACTGCTCTATGCTTCTTATGATTGTATTTCGTTTTGGTTATTGTAGATAGAATTGCTCAAGATGGGAGTGCTTGTCATTATTTGGTCGCTTTGACTATATAAAATGATAAGATTTTTAATGATAAAAGTACTTCTCCGATGCAGGTTATCGACATATGTATTAGGACTCTTCGTTTATGGTCCTCCCTACAACGCGTAGAGAGTAGAGACCTGTTTACGGAGGTGTGTACACAATTGAAAGCTACAATGAGGGATATTTTTATCCAACATAGGTAGCAACATGATCTTAGGATTGCCCCCTACGCTATAGGCGTTATACGGACTCTATATGTCTCTTTGTATTTTGctattttattttttaatttttatttATGTGAGAGGACCTTATTTGACAGTGTGCATCTTAATTATGCAGAAGCCGGATGTAATGCTTAAATCTTTTAAGTAATATAAAGTACCCTTTTTTTTGAAAAAGATGGAACTGCTCAAATTGTTGTCGATATGTCATACAGTGGAATGAGGCGATTGTCCCAAAAGATTTTCCTACACATTTTACCTCGCTGGAGTCCCAAGTTATGCAGTTTTACCTATTGGTTTGAGTGAAGCATTCTCCTCGAATTGGCAGCTCGAGCAATTGTCATCCGGACCATGTTGCCTAACTAGTGGCACTGTTTCCAGGATTGGGCTACCTTTCCATTGCCCGGAGGAGATAAGAACGGTCGTACATAGGACTACTGAAATGCCATTATGAGCTGCCAGCGTAGTTGTTTACATCCAGCAAATTTGGCTATCTTTGAGATTTGTCTGGTGCTTTGATGGAGACCAAAAAGTTTGGCTCGCCCAAAACAAGTAACAATGGACCGAAGTTGTGGCCTTGCAGGTTGCAAACCAAACAGAGGCGTGACACTTttatcttcttcttttttgcaAACCAAACTTTGAGTCGTCTCACAAACAGGCTGTCAAAACATGACTATTATTGAATTAATAGAGGGGTAAACCACAAATATAGTACATATGCTCGTACTTAAGAAAACGAATCACAATTTCACAAATAGTGGGAAACATGAGTGCTACCATCATCCCTAATAATCCTCCTCGGAGGAGCAAACTCTAGCCTTCTTGTAAACCTTCCCTAGCCGGCAGAAGTAGCCCTGCTCCGGTGCGCAGTGTGAGTCGTCGGAGCAGATGCAGAGTCCTTCAATGGCACAACGATTCTCGATGATGTTGGGACTTCCGTTGATACCAAGCACCTGGTCGGTCCACTCACTGGAGAAGAGCCCGTCGGTGTCGTAACTGCTCTTTACCTTAAAGAACTTATCAGCTTTGGGGTACCTTGCGATGGCACCGTCGAAGGCGAAGTTGTGGTTCTTGCCCCAGTGTGGCAGACCGCCATACTTACCCAACGCCATCTGTTCGATCTCGTCCACCACATCGGCATGGGCGTGCGGCATGCCGTCGGTGCGGCTCCGGTAGAAGAGGATGTCGACATCGATAGAGTCCTCGTGCTTGCCGAGGTACGCGGAGGATGCCTTGACGTAGCGGAGGACCAAGCCCACCCTACCGTCGAGGGCGGCACAGAATGCGTCCGGGTTGAGGTCCCGGAGCTGTAGCATGTCAGCTATGAACGCCGGCGCCTTGGAGAGTGCGACGCTAAAGCCGGAGTTGTACAGGAAAGATCCCCGGATGCGCGGGTCCCAGGCGCAGGAGGAGAGGAGGGCATCCTCTGGGCCGTCGATGCATGAGCCAGACGCCTGGATGCGGTGTTGGTACCCCACAATCGGGTACCCCGTGAAGGAGACTCCATCGTTCGTGAAGCCGAAGGCCGGCAGCTGTCTCGTGAACCCCTCTTGCTCGGCCGCGCACCGGGCGATATCGGTGCCGTTCTCCTGCAGTTGCTCCTCTATGGCTCTTCCGCCCACGAGCAGGGCGGTGGGGACGGAGCGGAAAAGGAACAACTCGCCGAGGCCATTGCCCGGCGTCGAGACGTCGACGCGGTCGTCCTGGCGATAGATGACCTTGTTGTGCTGCGGCTGCCATATCATGTCGGCGAACTCGTGGAGACGGCCCCACTCGGCCACCCGCGCCGTGAAGTCCGACTCGTTGCGCTCCACGAACGTCACCGACCGCTTGAACAGCGGCTGCAGGGCCAGAGTCACCTGGGAGACGACGCCGAGGACCCCAAGGGAGACCTTGGCGGCGTCCAGGTCCGGGTGATCGGCGCCTAGCTCCCTCACCATGGCGAAACCATCGCACGCCGGCGCCGGCGTCACGATCCTCAGACCGACCACGTACTCGTGCACGGCGCCTCCCTTGCCCCACAGCCCGCTCCCGTGCGCGCCCGTCGCGAGGAGCCCGCCGATGGTCAGGCCGTACCAGTACGGCGAGTGCGGCAAGGACAGCCCTGCTGCGGCGGCGGCCTGGATCAGGTCCCGGAGGACCATGCCGCTCTCCACCGTGATGAGCTGCCTCTCGGCGTCGATGGAAACCGTCCGGTTCAGCCGTGTGGTGCTTATGATCGTGCCCTCGCTGCCGCCGGGGCACGCCAGCTTGGGGCCGCTGTGCGAGTGCTTGGTGGCCACCTTCATCTTGCGTTTGGCCGACGCGGCGGCCGCCACGGCCGCGACCAGCTCCTGCTCGGTGCTCGGGTAGACGACGTTGGCCGCGTGGCAGATGGTGCGGTCCGTGAAGGAGCCGTACGTGTTGGTGACCGTGCAGTTGGACGTGCCATCCGTGCAGGTCACCGGGTCCGGTGGAGGGCTGCAGCCGGCGAGCTGGAGCAGGCTCCCTACGAGGAGAACAGCAGCCAAGCTCTTCATTGCTATTGCTCGTGTTTGTGCTTGCTCTCCTTGCGACATCGCTGACTTCTCGAATGAATGAGTGCCTGCACTACAGCTTGCTTGTATCTACTAGACCTTAGATGTAGACAGGTAGTATATATAAGGTTAAGACACATCGTAGTGCacgaaaatgaaaaaaaatacgACCAGTTGAGTGCACAACTTAAATCCTGCCTCTCCATCAGACATAGAGATCTCCGCTCCTCGTGTGCAACTTCCTTGATCGAGTATAGAACGAACGAACAGGTTCCAGCGTGAGTGAAGTCAACAAAATTAACATAGAGATGAGCTTTGCATTTTTTGTAGGAGTGACAAACAACTATGAGTGCAAAACGAAAACACTTTAGTTATACGTAAGTTGGCTGACTTTTAAATTTGTGTAAGTGTGAGTTGATTTTTTGATCATCGATTATTTTGTCAAGATTCATACTTTCTTTGTTGCTTCATGCCTTCTTAGACTGAACTTTTGAACTGCTTCTGTTGGGAGTTAGTCGATTTTCCTATTGGGCTCGAAGCTCGTTATCCTTTTTTTTCTGTTTGTATGTTTTTCTCCCTTTTTAGTTGATTTTTATGAGTATATTTGGGATATTGGGCGAGTGTAAATATATACACGCA
Coding sequences within it:
- the LOC125535264 gene encoding probable L-gulonolactone oxidase 4, whose protein sequence is MSQGEQAQTRAIAMKSLAAVLLVGSLLQLAGCSPPPDPVTCTDGTSNCTVTNTYGSFTDRTICHAANVVYPSTEQELVAAVAAAASAKRKMKVATKHSHSGPKLACPGGSEGTIISTTRLNRTVSIDAERQLITVESGMVLRDLIQAAAAAGLSLPHSPYWYGLTIGGLLATGAHGSGLWGKGGAVHEYVVGLRIVTPAPACDGFAMVRELGADHPDLDAAKVSLGVLGVVSQVTLALQPLFKRSVTFVERNESDFTARVAEWGRLHEFADMIWQPQHNKVIYRQDDRVDVSTPGNGLGELFLFRSVPTALLVGGRAIEEQLQENGTDIARCAAEQEGFTRQLPAFGFTNDGVSFTGYPIVGYQHRIQASGSCIDGPEDALLSSCAWDPRIRGSFLYNSGFSVALSKAPAFIADMLQLRDLNPDAFCAALDGRVGLVLRYVKASSAYLGKHEDSIDVDILFYRSRTDGMPHAHADVVDEIEQMALGKYGGLPHWGKNHNFAFDGAIARYPKADKFFKVKSSYDTDGLFSSEWTDQVLGINGSPNIIENRCAIEGLCICSDDSHCAPEQGYFCRLGKVYKKARVCSSEEDY